GCGGCGATTTTCGCCCAGCGCGGCTTACGCCAACTCATTCGCTGGCGGAAGAGCTCGGCGCTGTTTTCGTCGAAACCGGTCCCTGGCTGCGCGCCGCCTATTTTCCGCGCAAGGGCGAGACGGACTGGAAGCAGACGGTCGAACGTGAGGTCCGGGCGGTGCGCACGTCGGTCGGACTGATCGACGTCTCAACTTTCGGCAAGATCGAATTGCAGGGACCAGATGTCGGAAAGTTGCTCGACCGCGTCTATATCAACATGTTCTCGACCTTGCCCGTCGGCAAGGCGCGCTATGGCGTTATGCTGCGCGAAGACGGCTTTGTGATGGACGACGGCACGACGGCGCGGCTCGCCGACGACCGCTGGATCATGACCACCACCACCGCCAACGCCGCCAAGGTCTACGAACACCTGGAATTCTGCCTCCAGGCGCTGTGGCCGGAGCTCGACGTGCGGATGGCGTCGGTTACCGAGCAATGGGCGCAAATCGCCGTCGCTGGCCCCCGCGCGCGCGGCCTCGTCGCCCAAATCGTCGACGATCCCTCCGCCGTCAGCAACGAAAAGCTCCCCTATATGGGCGCGATCGAGACGACAGCGCTGGGCGGCGTGGGCGCGCGCATCTTCCGCCTGTCATTTTCCGGCGAACTGGGTTTCGAGATCGCGGTTCCCGCCGACAAGGGGGAGGCGCTAGCGCGCGCGCTGCTCGACGTTGGCGCCGAATGGGACGCGACGTTCTACGGCCTCGAAGCGCTGGCGGTGATGCGCATCGAAAAGGGCCATGTCTCCGGGCCCGAACTGAACGGCCAGACGACCGCCGCCGACCTCGGCTTCGGGCGCATGGCCTCCACCAAGAAGGACTATATCGGCGCGGTCATGGCGCGCCGCCCGGCGCTCACCGGGCCCGACCGGATGGGCTTCGTCGGCTTCAGGCCCGTGGACCGGACGGCCGTCCTGCGCGCGGGCGCCCATGTGCTGACGAAAGGCGCCGCGCCGAAGACCGAAAACGATCTCGGCTATCTGACCAGCACGACTTCGTCTCCGATTCTCGGGCATTCGATCGGGCTCGGCTTCGTCAAGGGCGGCGCCGCGCGCATCGGCGAAGTCCTGCGCGCCTGGGACGGCTTGCGCGGAACCGACACCGAGGTCGAAATTTGCGCGCCGGGCTTCCTCGACCCCAAGGGAGAGCGTCTCCATGGCTGATTTTCTTGCCTCTCTCCCCCTCGGCAAAGACCTCCCACCTGGGTTTTACGGCGCGAAGAACGGCACGACCGCAAGGCTGCGACTCGTGTCAACCGACGCTTGCACGCTGGTTGCCGGGCGCGATCGGGTCGCCGTCATCGCCAAAGCGCGCGCCGCCTTCGCCATCGACCTCCAGGACATCCCGCGCCGCAGCGCCGCCGAGGGCTTCGACTTCGTCGGCGTCGGGCCAGGCCGCTGGCTTGTCCTCTCGGAGACGCGCGGCCTGGCGCAAAAACTCGAGGGCGCGTTCGCGCCGGAAGGGTCGGTCTTCGAACAGGGCGGGGGCCTCATCGTGCTGGAAGCCAGCGGCGCGATGCGCGACGCGCTGGCGAAGCTCGTCCCGATTGATCTGCACCCGTCAGTCTTCAAGCCCGGCGACGCCGCGACGACAACAGCGGCGCATGTGAATATCACCGTTTGGCTGGAGCGCGACGATCTTTGGCGCTTCGCGGTCGGACGGTCGCTTCTCGCCGCCTTCCTGCGCGCTTTCGCTTGCGCTTCCCTCGAATTCGGGCTCGATTGGGATGGATGAGGCCGAGGCGAGAAACGTGACAAACTTGATGCCGGTCGAGCCGGTCACGCTGGCGGGCCGTGCTATGCGGCTGGAGCCGCTTGCGCCGGCGCATCACACAGAGCTGATTGCGGCGGTCCAGGACGGCGAATTATGGCGCCACTGGTACACCACCGCGCCCGAACCGCAGAACATGACGGCCGAGATCGAGAGGCGGCTCGGCCTGCTCGCGGAAGGCTCGATGCTGCCTTTTACGATCTTCGGCGGCGCTCAGGGCCATGCGGTCGGCATGACCAGCTTCATGGCAATCGACCGAAAACATTTTCGTGTCGAGATCGGATCAACCTGGATCGCCCGCAGCGTCCAGCGCACGGCGCTGAACACCGAGGCTAAGCTTGTGCTTCTGACCCATGCGTTCGAAACCCTGGGGTGCGTCGCGGTCGAATTGCGAACCCACGCCCTCAACTTCCAGAGCCGCTCCGCAATCGAGCGCCTCGGGGCCAAGCTTGACGGGATCTTGCGCAACCACCAGCGCGCCCGAAACGGCACTTTGCGCGATACCTGCGTCTACAGCATTATCCAATCCGAATGGCCGACAATCCGGGCCCATCTGGAATGGCAGTTAGCGATGCCGAGGACGTAATACCGACTACTGTGGCCCACGCTGGAATACCGATAGGGTCGGTGTCGACACAGCTGCGAAGGTGTCATGACGATCGAGCGACTGCTCATCACCAGTGACAAGACGATCGAGACTCTAGCCTGGAGGTCTTCAAAGGGTCGATTTCACCCGTTCCCCGAAATCGCCAAGCGGGCGGCGTTCGTTGAATTTTTACTAGGTTTCATCCGCCGCGCTTGCGAAACTCTCGCTGGGCGCGAACAGCGCCATAGGCCGACAACAACAAAGGCAAATCGGCGGCGGGGGCGCCGCTCTTGCGGCGGCGAGTCCTTGGGCGGCCCTCGTTTTCAATGGGCAGCCGGCGCAGCAACGGCTCGAGCGCCGGCGTCGTTCCGCCCGCCGCGACGATCATCCTGCGCCAACCGGCGATCACAGCGTCGGGCTCCGCGCAAAGATGATTTTGCAATGGTCGCTCCCAACCGCGCTCGAGGCTCGCCACGCAACGGATTCGTTCGGCTGTCGACAGTCGAATGAAACTCCGATCGCTTGGCGGCTCTTGCAGGGAGGGCAGGGCGATAATCCGCGCGATCAGCGCGCTTTTCTGCAAAAAGCCCTTTGCCGCTTCGAGTCGAACGAAATCGTCGATCAGCTCCGCCGCCTTGCGCGTCGCCGGCGTAAGGTTGGGCGCCGCGGCGCGTCGCAAATCAAAGCCGCAAACAGCGCATTGGCATTGGGGGACGAGCGCGCGCTGATTGAAGGGCGCAAGGCTTTGGCCGCAGGATGGGCAGCGATCGAGCAAGGGGCGTCGATGGCGCCGGCAGGTCATGACGCTGGCGCGTCGCCACGCCCGTCGGAAATAAGGATTCTCGTCTTCGGCAAGGCAGGTCGGACAGAATTGTAACCATGTCGCGAATGTTCGGTCGGCTCGGCTCCGTCGCATTGGCAAGAGCAGCGGTCGCCATTTCTCGGAGCCGATCGTCATGGCCGCGATGCTTTCCCGGCCGACGCCGGTTTGATGGTGCAATATGTTCAGTAGGAACGCTGGCGCGGCGAGATCGAGACGCGCCGACGAGGCGTTGGAGCCGACGCCAAGGCGCTCCCCGAAATGTCGCGGCGACAGGCCATGGGCGAGGGCGAGGCGATGCAGCCAACTCGACAGCAACTCGTCATGAGCCGGCGGAACCTCCACGGGCCAGCGCTCAGGAAGAATGGTCGCGAGGCGCGGCTGCACTTCGATCGCGAGGTCGGCACGGCGGCGCATCGACGGCCTACAGCAGGTCTTGGCGCAGCGCTGTTCGGCGCCGTTGCGACACGGGAATATAGTCGAGCGCGTCGAGCGTTCGCGGCGTGATCCGTTCGGCGCCGTCCTCTATCGCCGCCAGCGCGGCTTCGGTGACGATGCGGACCGTTTCGCCGATCAGGCCCTCGGACAATGCGAAGACGCGGCGGGCGAGGGCTTCCTGCGACAGTTCGGAGGGATGCACGAGCGGCAGGGCCGCCTCCAGCGTGTCGAGCAGCGCCAGATAAGCCTCGCCATAGCGCCAACGCGGCACGGGCAGGGTCTGGAATCGGCTTGCCATTTCGGTCGTGGCGTTGACGTGATCATAAACCGCGACCTCTCCGATCAGCACCGGCGAGACGTCATATTCGCGACCGAGGCGCCGGAGGAACGCGAAAATCGCCTCCACGTCACGGGAACGGCCGCGCAGCGCGTTGTGGAACTCGTCGAAAATCAGGATGCGGGGCCGTAATTGGCGAAAGAGCGCGTCGACCTGTTCGGCCAGCCGCGAGACCGAACGGAGCCCGCTCGCCGGCGCTCCGAAGCCGGCGACGACGCTCGCGTAAAAATGAGCCAGGCCCGCGCCTTCGCGCGTCTGCACGATCCAGGCCTTGCGTTGGGCGGCCGCCCCCAGATGCTGCAGCACGAACCGCTCGGCGATCATCGTCTTGCCATTGGCGTAAGGGCCGACCAGCATTAGCCCTTCGGTGCGCAGCGCAGGCGGCCGCTCCAACAGCGCCTGAAGGCGGCGATGCGCCGCGAGCGCGGCGTCCGTGCCGATCCAACGCGGCGCTCGGACGAAGGCGATGCGCTCACTCGGCGGCGCCGACAGAATAGGCCGCACGTGCTTGAAGAGATGTTCGTGCAAAACGTCACCAGTCCTCGATCGGCAAGAATCGCTTGGCTCGCGCCGGATGAGACGCGGCCGGCGCGTCGGCCGGCTCAATGGTCTGGTGCGGCTTCGGGGCCTCAGCCGCTTGCGCAGCGCGGACGACGTCGCGGAATTCGGCCTTCGAGGAACGCGGCGCCCGCGTCTTGGTCGTTCGCGCCGCATTCACGATCGCGTCGATTTCGCGCGAAATCGCGATTTTCTCGGTCGCGGTGCGAGCTTGCCCCGACCGCTTCTCGCGGCGATCGCGCAGATGCTCCCACAAGGTGAGCGAGGCCGTCACGCCGTCGCGGCGCGTCGCCACGCGAAAACTGTCGTCGGACGGATCGCGCACATAGACTTGGTTGATGTCCCGCGGATCGTATCTGATCTCGAGTTTTTCCAATCGGTCCCGTTCGGGGACGAGAACGCCGAGCCATGGCGCGTAACAGTGCAGCGCGAAGAGCTCCATTCCCTGCGGGGTCAGCCGGCGCCGCTTTTCGGGCAGAAAATTCAAGAGAACCGCGTCGGGAGCGTCCGCGCCTTCCGGGAGGTCGGCGACATGCGCGCCCCATTCGGTGAGCGGAACTTTCAGGGTCTTCTCGTTCATCTGGCCGTTGTGGTCGATGATGGCGAGCGCGACGCAGCGTTCGAGATCGGCGAAAGTCAGGCAAGCGCGCTTCTCGGATGGATAGCCATCGCGATCCTTGATCGAGCGGCCCGTGGCGCCGTCGTGCCTGCCAATAACCGCGTTGAGCTTGCCGAGCAGGCGCTCGACCACGCCGCCTTCGTGCACACGACCTCGATTGCGGCGTCGGATCGCAACGCCGTATTCCGCGCAGCCCCGCCGGAACGCGGCTCCGCGGAACTCTTTCGCCGAATCCGTCACGATCTGCTTAGGCCGGCCGAAGGTCGGCCAGGCGTGCGCGATGCCGCGCGACTCGAGCCACGCCTCCTTGCGGCAGATGGCGTGGGCGAGGCACAGCGCCACGGAAAGCGTGCTCGGGGCTTCGAGCGTCAGACAGAAACCCAGAACGCAGCGGGAGAAAACGTCGACAAGAATGGTCAGATAGGCGCGACCGACGAAGGCGGCGGCGCCGTTGATCACTTCCACGAACTGGATGTCGGTCGGCGTATGATCGATCTGCGTCACGGCGAGCGGACGCGGCGCGCTGATGTAGCCGGGCCGAGGTTTGAGGCGACGCAAATGGTTAGGATTGGCCGAGCGACGTTTGGCGATTTCTTGCGGCGTGAACAAAGAAGCGGCCCGGCTGCGGACCGTGGCGTAAGACGGCGGCCGTACGCCCGCCGCCTCGCAGCGCGCCCTGATCTCGACGACAACCGGCGCCAGCGGCGGCGCCTCGAGAACCATCCATTTTTCCTGCAACGTCGCCGCGATGATCGCCCCCGCGTCGCCGGCGAGCCTCTTGCGGCGGGCGGCGCCTTTGCGGGCGAGCAGCGCCGAAACCGTCCGCTCATCCCGGTACCGCGAGAGCAGCGTGTAAATTTGCCGGGTCGACAGCCGCAACTCCCCGGCCGCGCGGGCAATCGCCGTCTTGCGTGGTCCTGGCGCCTCCAGCACTTTGTCCAGTTCACGAGCGACCCGCTTGGCGTCCCGCCAATGCTCATCGTCCGCAGGACGCGCGGTCGCCGCTTTCCGAGGGGCACCCGAGTTGAAGTGTGGCACGAAACGGCTCCGGCATTGAAGTTTTTAGGCAAAAACGCGGCGAGAATAACCACCGAGCCCGACAGAATGGTGACGTTTCAGCTTGTTGAAGTTTTAAATTAAATCCAACATCTACGCTCCCCTGGCGCAAGCCGAGGACGCGCTCGCCCGGCTCGACGAGCGGCTGCGGGCCAGTCCGATCCGCGCCGGCTGGATCGAACGCGCGCATTTTGCAGACGCCTGCGCTTCGCTCTGGCTCGAGGGCTCTCTGGCGCATCTCGAAGACCTCGTGCTGCACGACGCGCGAATGGACGCGCGCGCGCCGACGGCGGAAATTATCCGCGCCGCCCGCGTTCTCGCCGCCCGCCGCCTGCTGCTCTCCGCCGCGCCGGGCTGGGCGTTTTCCGCCGAGGGCCTTGCCGCTCTGCACGGCGGCGCCTTTCTGGCGCCGTGGGAGGGGGAGGCGGAAAAGCCCATGGCAAGCGACGAGCCGGATGGGGAGGGGGCTTTCGGCGATGACGGCGAACCAGCACCCGACGATCCGCTCGCCGCTGAATTGGCGGCGCTCGACGCCGCGCTCGCCCGCACGGAGCGCGCGCTTGAGCGGCGGCCGGCAGTCGATCCAGAATCGCGCGATCCGCTGGTCTACGATCTCGACTGGGACGAGGACGAGCGACTCGCGCATTGGCGGGATGCGGTGGAATTCACTTCCGGCCTGCCGCCGGTGCTGGCGGCGGCTTTGACCGCGGCTTTGTGGGACGACATCGAGCCGCTGCAGCACGTCCCGTGGCTCGGGCGCCTGCTCGCCGCCGCCCTTTTGCGTCAGCGCGGCAAAACCAAGAGCCATCTGCTGTGCGTGAATTCCGGTGCCCGCGCCGTCCCTCGGCTGCGGCTCAAACAAGCCGATCCGGTCGCCAAAATCCTGTTCTGGCTGGCTGCGATTTTGGCCGCCGCCGAACAGGGGTTGAGGGATCACGACCGCTGGCTGCTGGCGCGGGCTTCGCGCGTGGGGAAGTTGAGCGGGAGGAGGGGGAATTCGCATCTGCCGCAGGCGCTCGATCTGGCTCTGGCCCGGCCGATCGTCACCGCGGAGCTGCTGGCGCAGGAGCTCAAGGTTTCGGCGCGAGCGGGGCAGAATCTCATCGCCGAACTTGGGCTGCGCGAGCTCACCGGACGGCGGCGCTATCGGGCGTGGGGGATTCTGTAAGGCGGCGGCGCAACAAAAAAAGACCGCCGGTTGTGGCGCCAACGGCAAAAAGTCGAGGGAGGAAACGCCCAAGGAGGGCGATGAGGCCGGCAGGGTCGCGCCTCACACAGCTAAGATATGCTGCGCTGCACAATTTGTCAAAGGATGTATTGCAGCGCAGCATTTGCCGGCCGACCGCCTGTTTGATTGAACGGCGTTCCAGAAATCGGGGCAGAACTCTGGCGAGCCCCGATCGAGCACGTGAATCAATGGACGCGATCTGATTCAAATTTCTAATTGGACGCGGAGTCGGTGCTTTGCGACTCTGCGACATGTCTCCAGCACCAGCAGACTTGCAGATCTTTACGCGCAAATTCTCGGAAGCTGCGCACCTGCGTCGGATCGACCCGACGCGGAACATGGCGCGGTTTTATGAAGTCTCGCTGGAGCCCTCGCTATTTGGGATCTGGGCGGTCGTGCGCCGATGGGGTCGTATCGGCTGTCAGGGCCGAATTCGATTGGAGCTTTGCGAAAGCGCCGACGACGCCTTCGATTGCATCAAGCGTGTGATCGCAGCGAAGCGTCGACGTGGCTATCAAACCGTCGTGTAACAGAGAGAGTGGCGCGCGCGTGGCGGTGCAGCAGTTAAGAGCCGAATGGCCACAAAGTCGAAGCGAGTGCTGAAAGGCGTCGTTTTCCTGAGCTAAGTCGGTGATGCAAGGCCGCTTGAAACCCAATTAGGTCCTGCTCAGCCGCGGCAAGCTTGCCGATCGGCAGGAAATGTCCGATCACCCACGAATCCACATACTGTTGCAGCCGCCAATCCGCCCCTTGCTTGACGAAGGCGAGCGCGAAGGGCCAATCAACAGCGTGATGCGCGGTCAGGCGGTCCAACAGCAAAGCCGTCGCGCGCATCGCCTTCAGGGGCATCACGTCCTTGCCGCTCCATAACCCTCCGAGGAACGTTGAAGCGACAGTCATGTGCGACCTCATGTCTGCGTTCTTGGTGGCGATGAACGCGGTCACGGGACGAAATCGATCGAGGGTTTCGGTATTGTCGGCGTGAAGGACGTTAGAGAGAGTTTCGGGATCGAGCGATAAATGGCTGTGCCGGCGCCAAGCGAGTTTCACTGCGGCGTCTGCGTATCGCTCACGCGAAATCATTCCCTGATCGCGCGCGAAAGCGAGCACCGGCTGGAGCCAGGTTCCCCTGGCGGCGACAGCGCCTTCGGTGATCTGGCGATAGTACATGTCTTCGGCCAGCAGCACGTAGCCATCGGCGGCGAGATTGGCCGCGTCGAGGATATGCGATCCAAAGCTTTCGGTCAGAAGAACCGCTATTTCTGTCGGCGCATCCGGCGCGGCGTTGGGCGCAACCTGGCAAACCGACTCGATCTTTTGTATCTGCTCTCCGATGAAGCGATGACGCGCCTCGATGTCCTCCTTTGTGAATTCCTGTCTGAAATATTGCCCATTGTGCCATGCGATGGTCATCGCGCGTTCTGCCGGGCGGGCGTCTTTCTCATGAATTATGCGAAGCTCGTCGAGCGCGGATTGCGGCACCGTGAGCCTTCCAAACACGGCTGCGAGCACATCGAGAATATCCATCGTCGCCGCAGTCCAAGCGGTATATGTATCGAGAACAGCGCCGCATTCGCGCTGCCGCACGATGACGTCGAGCGCCGCAAGCCGCTCAGGTTCGGTTCCGACGCACACCTCGATATTGCGGTCGAGCGTCCTGACGTAATCCGCGAAACTGATCGCATCTCCGCCGAGAGCGGCGGCGGCAACGGCCATCGGGAGATGCTGAATCAGATAGAGGTCGGCGAGCTGCCTATTGGCCTCGGACGCCCGTCGCACCTCGTCAAGCGCCGGTTGGATGTCTCCCTCTCGGATTGAAAATTTATATATGCCCTTCGACTCCGGAAACCGGGTCTGAAAATTCTCCATCACGTCGTGCAATGCATGCAGATACTTGTGCTTGATTTCGGCAACCCGCCATGTCGTATCGCCGCCGACGGCCTTTCTCTGCTCGAAGCAGGCGTTGACCTCTAGGCCGATCGCGGCTGCGGCGATCGGATGTTTTGGATTTAGGATACCGTCCGCTGGACGATCGACGCTGTCTTCAATGATGAATCGAAATGTTTCTCCATTGACGCCCTCCAATCGGACCCAGGCGTCCACACCGACCCGGGTTATTGGCGGGATGACGCGCGAGTCCGGATCGGCCATCAACAGGCCAAAGTAGCGAAGCGCCGCGTCGGGGTCGTTCGGCGCATGTGTCAAAGTCTCGTAGGCAAAAGCGAGGGCGCGCTCCTTTTGGCCCGCCATGTGCAGCGCCTGGGCCAAATACATTTTCTGGCCTGGCGTTCCTTGGAGCGTGGCGAGATCTAGAGTTTCTAGGATTGGTCGAATCTTCTCCGCCTGTTCCGTTCGACGAAGGATGGCGAAAAGCGCGAGATAGTTGGTGAGGCTGGGACTGCTGTCGATCGCTCTGCGAAGACTAGCCTCCGCCTGTTTCAACGCGCCGCGATTGAAATGCATAAGCCCGGCAGCGTGAAGGTAGAATGGCAGAGTCCCTATCGATTGCGGCAACCGTTCGAAAAAGCGAATGGCCCGTTTGCGAACCGGTTGGTCGTTGACGAGGGCCGTCGCGAGGGTTCGAAGCTCATGGCTGTCGCACTCCTCTCCGACATGACCGTCCAGCAAATCGGCCACAGATTTCCAGTCGTTGCGTTTTGCGGCGTGCATCGCGACCATGAGGCGGGGCGCGATATGACTGTCTGCGTCGACCTTCCTTAGCGCATTCTGATAGGCTTCTTCGGCGATTGTCTCGTGACCGAGCATCATGGAGAAGTCGGCAGCAACGATGCTCGCTCTTGGGTCACAAGATACATTGGCAACAACCGCGCGAAGTTGCGCTTCGGCATCCTCGCCGGTGTCGGTTTTCAGTTCAGCCAGCCGGGCCGCTGTCATGACGAGCGTACGCTCGACCTCCGGGATCTCGCCCGCATGCGCGCGGCAAATCTCAGCGACCTTCGCCCAATCGTTGTGTTGTGCGTAAAAACGAAAAGCAAGAATCACGGCTTCCGGGCCTGGCGGCAGCTTCGGCAAGAGCTCTCGTGCCAAATCGTCGTTGCGGCCATCTATCGCAGCCGCCATGGCTCTCCCGACGAGATCGCGGTCATCTGGCGCGATGGCCAGTCCTTGCCGAGCGATCTCGACGACTCGCGTAAGGTCTTCCAACGCGAAGAAAGCGACCACGAGGTTGCTACAGAGGGCGATGTGTTCGGGTCGAACGCTTGCTTCGCCCGAACGCGCCTTATCCCAAAGTGCGAGCAGCAGATCCGCCGCCGCCGAGATCCGGCCGCGCTCGCCGGGACGGAACAAACCTGTCTGCTGAAACTGCGGATCACGCAGGATCTGATCGAGGTCAGCTTCGGCAGCGAATTGCCGGGTAAGAGGGTCATCGGGGTGGGTGGCGACGGCCTCGCGGGCGGCCTGCCACCAATCGAGCCCTCGGCCTCGGTGCTGCAAAAAAAGAATTCGGCCGATGGCGACTGGGGCCGATGTCTTGACATGGTCGGGCAACAGGGCCAGCGGTTCCTCGATCGTGCCGTCGAAGCGCGCCGCCTGAACGAGATAGCCTGCAACGCCGTCATTTGTCGGATCGGCGCGCAGGGCGACCTTGCCAAATTCCAGGAGCTCGCGCCAGTTTCCTTGTAGGAGCAGCGACAAGGCTTTGTTGGCGACGGCCTTCGGCTCGGTCGGCGCGTGGTCATAGGCATCGGCGAGAACCTGAGTCGCTTTGGAGTCGTCGCCCAACGCAAGGAGGCAGCTCGCAATATTGGCCTTGATGCGAAACAATATCCTGCCGGACGCCGAAAACGCGACGCGGTCAAGAAGTCTCTCCAGGAGCGGCAGCGCTGTGCGTGGCTTGCCGGCATTCGCCAGGTCGCGAAACTCGTCAATTTCTGCGTCGAGGTGAGCTTCGAGCGCGTTCGCCACGACGGTGGCGTCGCCAGGAAGCGCGGGTAAAGCCGCTTCAATCCGCGCCAGAGAGGAATTGATCGTCGAAAATCCTACGGCGAAATCGGTTTGGAAGCTGACCTGCAAGCCGACGCCTTCAGTCACCTTATCGAGAATTTGCTCGCTGAAGACGCCGTGACTGGGATCGAAAGCCTTGCGAGCGGCGGCATGTTCGCTGATGCGCTCCTCGAGCGTGTTCCAGCCCCAGACATGAATTAGGAGGCGTCGACCTTTCGCCATCAGATCAACCGCCAACTCGCGAGCCAGCTGTTGCAGGTCGACGTCGTCTGGCGACGTGGTGACGATGAAGTATTCACGTAGTTGGGGATTAAACGTGAGAGCGTTGTCGAGCTCGTCTCGAACCTCCTTCTCCGAGAGCTCGTGGCCGGCGCCCTTGAGTTTGCATTGGACGCCGACGAGATGGGTCGGATCGCCATTTCTTATCCCCACCAGGTCGACGCCATTTTGACGTTGGCCTCTGCGACCATGGCGCGAAACGTTCGGATCGCCGAGAAGACAGCGAAACAGCACAACCGAACCCCGCTCGAACGCTTGTTCGTCGGCAGGCTTGGGAATCTGTGTCGCGGCAAGTGCAGACATTGATGCAAAACCGATCAAAACATGAGGTTAGGATCGTCGGGAGACTGAGAGAGCAGGGCAGGGACGCGGCTGTGGTGAGAAATCCAGGTTTGGGTATGTGGCGAGATCCAGCCTGCGACTTGCAGGA
This genomic interval from Candidatus Rhodoblastus alkanivorans contains the following:
- a CDS encoding TniQ family protein, whose amino-acid sequence is MRRRADLAIEVQPRLATILPERWPVEVPPAHDELLSSWLHRLALAHGLSPRHFGERLGVGSNASSARLDLAAPAFLLNILHHQTGVGRESIAAMTIGSEKWRPLLLPMRRSRADRTFATWLQFCPTCLAEDENPYFRRAWRRASVMTCRRHRRPLLDRCPSCGQSLAPFNQRALVPQCQCAVCGFDLRRAAAPNLTPATRKAAELIDDFVRLEAAKGFLQKSALIARIIALPSLQEPPSDRSFIRLSTAERIRCVASLERGWERPLQNHLCAEPDAVIAGWRRMIVAAGGTTPALEPLLRRLPIENEGRPRTRRRKSGAPAADLPLLLSAYGAVRAQREFRKRGG
- a CDS encoding TniB family NTP-binding protein translates to MHEHLFKHVRPILSAPPSERIAFVRAPRWIGTDAALAAHRRLQALLERPPALRTEGLMLVGPYANGKTMIAERFVLQHLGAAAQRKAWIVQTREGAGLAHFYASVVAGFGAPASGLRSVSRLAEQVDALFRQLRPRILIFDEFHNALRGRSRDVEAIFAFLRRLGREYDVSPVLIGEVAVYDHVNATTEMASRFQTLPVPRWRYGEAYLALLDTLEAALPLVHPSELSQEALARRVFALSEGLIGETVRIVTEAALAAIEDGAERITPRTLDALDYIPVSQRRRTALRQDLL
- a CDS encoding Mu transposase C-terminal domain-containing protein, which codes for MLEAPGPRKTAIARAAGELRLSTRQIYTLLSRYRDERTVSALLARKGAARRKRLAGDAGAIIAATLQEKWMVLEAPPLAPVVVEIRARCEAAGVRPPSYATVRSRAASLFTPQEIAKRRSANPNHLRRLKPRPGYISAPRPLAVTQIDHTPTDIQFVEVINGAAAFVGRAYLTILVDVFSRCVLGFCLTLEAPSTLSVALCLAHAICRKEAWLESRGIAHAWPTFGRPKQIVTDSAKEFRGAAFRRGCAEYGVAIRRRNRGRVHEGGVVERLLGKLNAVIGRHDGATGRSIKDRDGYPSEKRACLTFADLERCVALAIIDHNGQMNEKTLKVPLTEWGAHVADLPEGADAPDAVLLNFLPEKRRRLTPQGMELFALHCYAPWLGVLVPERDRLEKLEIRYDPRDINQVYVRDPSDDSFRVATRRDGVTASLTLWEHLRDRREKRSGQARTATEKIAISREIDAIVNAARTTKTRAPRSSKAEFRDVVRAAQAAEAPKPHQTIEPADAPAASHPARAKRFLPIEDW
- a CDS encoding sarcosine oxidase subunit gamma translates to MADFLASLPLGKDLPPGFYGAKNGTTARLRLVSTDACTLVAGRDRVAVIAKARAAFAIDLQDIPRRSAAEGFDFVGVGPGRWLVLSETRGLAQKLEGAFAPEGSVFEQGGGLIVLEASGAMRDALAKLVPIDLHPSVFKPGDAATTTAAHVNITVWLERDDLWRFAVGRSLLAAFLRAFACASLEFGLDWDG
- a CDS encoding RHE_PE00001 family protein, with amino-acid sequence MYAPLAQAEDALARLDERLRASPIRAGWIERAHFADACASLWLEGSLAHLEDLVLHDARMDARAPTAEIIRAARVLAARRLLLSAAPGWAFSAEGLAALHGGAFLAPWEGEAEKPMASDEPDGEGAFGDDGEPAPDDPLAAELAALDAALARTERALERRPAVDPESRDPLVYDLDWDEDERLAHWRDAVEFTSGLPPVLAAALTAALWDDIEPLQHVPWLGRLLAAALLRQRGKTKSHLLCVNSGARAVPRLRLKQADPVAKILFWLAAILAAAEQGLRDHDRWLLARASRVGKLSGRRGNSHLPQALDLALARPIVTAELLAQELKVSARAGQNLIAELGLRELTGRRRYRAWGIL
- a CDS encoding WGR domain-containing protein, producing the protein MSPAPADLQIFTRKFSEAAHLRRIDPTRNMARFYEVSLEPSLFGIWAVVRRWGRIGCQGRIRLELCESADDAFDCIKRVIAAKRRRGYQTVV
- a CDS encoding tetratricopeptide repeat protein — translated: MSALAATQIPKPADEQAFERGSVVLFRCLLGDPNVSRHGRRGQRQNGVDLVGIRNGDPTHLVGVQCKLKGAGHELSEKEVRDELDNALTFNPQLREYFIVTTSPDDVDLQQLARELAVDLMAKGRRLLIHVWGWNTLEERISEHAAARKAFDPSHGVFSEQILDKVTEGVGLQVSFQTDFAVGFSTINSSLARIEAALPALPGDATVVANALEAHLDAEIDEFRDLANAGKPRTALPLLERLLDRVAFSASGRILFRIKANIASCLLALGDDSKATQVLADAYDHAPTEPKAVANKALSLLLQGNWRELLEFGKVALRADPTNDGVAGYLVQAARFDGTIEEPLALLPDHVKTSAPVAIGRILFLQHRGRGLDWWQAAREAVATHPDDPLTRQFAAEADLDQILRDPQFQQTGLFRPGERGRISAAADLLLALWDKARSGEASVRPEHIALCSNLVVAFFALEDLTRVVEIARQGLAIAPDDRDLVGRAMAAAIDGRNDDLARELLPKLPPGPEAVILAFRFYAQHNDWAKVAEICRAHAGEIPEVERTLVMTAARLAELKTDTGEDAEAQLRAVVANVSCDPRASIVAADFSMMLGHETIAEEAYQNALRKVDADSHIAPRLMVAMHAAKRNDWKSVADLLDGHVGEECDSHELRTLATALVNDQPVRKRAIRFFERLPQSIGTLPFYLHAAGLMHFNRGALKQAEASLRRAIDSSPSLTNYLALFAILRRTEQAEKIRPILETLDLATLQGTPGQKMYLAQALHMAGQKERALAFAYETLTHAPNDPDAALRYFGLLMADPDSRVIPPITRVGVDAWVRLEGVNGETFRFIIEDSVDRPADGILNPKHPIAAAAIGLEVNACFEQRKAVGGDTTWRVAEIKHKYLHALHDVMENFQTRFPESKGIYKFSIREGDIQPALDEVRRASEANRQLADLYLIQHLPMAVAAAALGGDAISFADYVRTLDRNIEVCVGTEPERLAALDVIVRQRECGAVLDTYTAWTAATMDILDVLAAVFGRLTVPQSALDELRIIHEKDARPAERAMTIAWHNGQYFRQEFTKEDIEARHRFIGEQIQKIESVCQVAPNAAPDAPTEIAVLLTESFGSHILDAANLAADGYVLLAEDMYYRQITEGAVAARGTWLQPVLAFARDQGMISRERYADAAVKLAWRRHSHLSLDPETLSNVLHADNTETLDRFRPVTAFIATKNADMRSHMTVASTFLGGLWSGKDVMPLKAMRATALLLDRLTAHHAVDWPFALAFVKQGADWRLQQYVDSWVIGHFLPIGKLAAAEQDLIGFQAALHHRLSSGKRRLSALASTLWPFGS
- a CDS encoding GNAT family N-acetyltransferase — protein: MDEAEARNVTNLMPVEPVTLAGRAMRLEPLAPAHHTELIAAVQDGELWRHWYTTAPEPQNMTAEIERRLGLLAEGSMLPFTIFGGAQGHAVGMTSFMAIDRKHFRVEIGSTWIARSVQRTALNTEAKLVLLTHAFETLGCVAVELRTHALNFQSRSAIERLGAKLDGILRNHQRARNGTLRDTCVYSIIQSEWPTIRAHLEWQLAMPRT